The following proteins are encoded in a genomic region of Methanomassiliicoccales archaeon:
- a CDS encoding zinc ribbon domain-containing protein — protein sequence MTGSSSPNDAEKESFEFDCPECGTHISGDSTKCPKCGVEFLIEEVSESECPECGKQIPTDSDECPACGAKFEVAPEREEEPKQGQSEREKDLEMQKEQARIEAEQNEELKKQFPVLVAEVKPLMAMAKDYDIDTSECRRMIDKAVRAGKQKDISTAVQSVKECRSSVRFAIEERLARDLEHLEKLVGVARSMNGDTSEMTESIGRMREQTSKGELLAALEESKNGRKIAEKVTGKYVEAHDICESLEKLVQNSERFYVDVRQARNLLKEAQEAGERGDWSMMGILSRKGREDIMKTLPEVLKSEMRKAKSTLLDYKADGKDVTVMVKILKDAGMGMKREKYEETLDRLIEFKAEMKRI from the coding sequence AGAAGGAATCGTTCGAGTTCGACTGCCCAGAGTGCGGGACCCACATCTCCGGCGATTCGACAAAGTGCCCCAAATGCGGGGTGGAATTCCTGATCGAGGAGGTCTCTGAATCGGAGTGTCCTGAATGCGGCAAACAGATACCCACGGACAGTGACGAATGCCCTGCCTGCGGCGCCAAGTTCGAGGTTGCGCCCGAGCGCGAGGAAGAACCGAAACAGGGACAGAGTGAAAGAGAGAAAGATTTGGAGATGCAGAAGGAGCAGGCACGCATCGAGGCTGAACAGAACGAGGAACTGAAGAAGCAGTTCCCTGTGCTGGTGGCCGAAGTGAAGCCGCTTATGGCCATGGCCAAGGACTACGACATCGATACATCCGAGTGCCGGAGGATGATCGACAAGGCCGTACGTGCCGGAAAACAGAAGGATATCTCCACTGCGGTACAATCCGTCAAGGAGTGCCGTTCGTCCGTGCGCTTCGCCATTGAGGAGAGGCTTGCCCGGGACCTGGAGCATCTGGAAAAGCTCGTTGGAGTGGCCAGATCCATGAACGGCGACACGTCAGAGATGACGGAATCGATCGGCCGGATGCGGGAACAGACATCGAAGGGAGAGCTCCTGGCGGCATTGGAGGAATCCAAGAACGGCCGTAAGATAGCAGAGAAGGTCACCGGGAAATATGTTGAGGCGCACGACATCTGTGAGTCGCTCGAGAAGCTCGTCCAGAACTCTGAAAGGTTCTACGTGGACGTAAGACAGGCAAGGAACCTGCTCAAGGAGGCCCAGGAGGCAGGAGAACGGGGTGACTGGAGCATGATGGGTATTTTGTCGCGTAAGGGCCGCGAGGACATCATGAAGACGTTGCCAGAAGTGCTCAAGAGCGAGATGAGGAAGGCCAAGAGCACTCTCTTGGACTACAAGGCCGACGGCAAGGACGTGACCGTGATGGTCAAGATCCTGAAGGACGCCGGCATGGGCATGAAGCGGGAGAAGTACGAGGAAACGCTGGACCGGCTCATCGAGTTCAAGGCAGAGATGAAGCGGATCTGA
- the thiC gene encoding phosphomethylpyrimidine synthase ThiC yields MTIMEAAKGGPTEETNAVAKNERMDPEKLRRLVASGRVVIPLNPIHGAAPCGIGEGLRVKVNVNLGTSRDIVNVEEELAKARLAVRYGADAIMDLSTGGDIDAIRRLILKETKVPIGTVPIYQEGLRAARRSAVVDMKEDDIFNGIEKHAKDGVDFMTVHCGITKHSVDRLKHSDRITDVVSRGGSFLVAWILHNGKENPLYEQYDYLLEMARKYEFALSLGDGLRPGCLHDASDGAQISELIILGELVKRARKAGVQTMVEGPGHVPMDQIAANVRIQKTVCDGAPFYVLGPLVTDIAPGYDHITGAIGGAIAAFAGADFLCYVTPAEHLGLPDLDDVKEGLIASKIAAHAADIARGIDTERDDRMARARKALDWEGMFSESLDPEKARRYRSRGKTEQKEGCSMCGDVCAMRIVGEYLKKTD; encoded by the coding sequence ATGACAATCATGGAGGCTGCCAAGGGCGGTCCTACCGAGGAGACCAATGCGGTCGCCAAGAACGAAAGGATGGACCCAGAGAAGCTGAGAAGGCTGGTCGCCTCCGGCAGAGTGGTCATTCCGCTCAACCCCATTCACGGCGCAGCGCCCTGCGGCATAGGGGAAGGTCTTCGGGTCAAGGTCAACGTCAACCTTGGCACCTCCCGGGACATCGTCAACGTCGAGGAAGAGCTGGCCAAGGCAAGGCTCGCTGTCCGCTACGGCGCCGATGCCATCATGGACCTGAGCACCGGCGGTGATATTGATGCCATTCGCAGACTCATCTTAAAGGAGACGAAGGTCCCGATCGGCACCGTCCCGATCTACCAGGAAGGGCTCCGGGCAGCACGCAGGAGCGCCGTCGTGGACATGAAGGAGGATGACATATTCAACGGGATCGAGAAGCATGCCAAGGACGGCGTCGACTTCATGACCGTTCACTGCGGCATCACAAAGCACAGCGTGGACCGGCTCAAGCATTCCGACCGCATCACAGATGTGGTCTCGCGGGGCGGATCGTTCCTGGTGGCATGGATCCTGCATAACGGCAAGGAGAACCCGCTCTACGAGCAGTACGATTATCTATTGGAGATGGCCAGGAAGTACGAGTTCGCATTATCGCTGGGGGATGGCCTGCGGCCCGGCTGCCTGCATGATGCCAGTGACGGTGCGCAGATCTCCGAGCTGATCATATTGGGAGAACTGGTCAAGCGCGCCCGCAAGGCCGGCGTACAGACCATGGTCGAGGGACCTGGACACGTCCCCATGGACCAGATCGCGGCGAACGTCCGAATTCAGAAGACGGTGTGCGACGGGGCACCGTTCTATGTCCTGGGGCCTTTGGTCACGGACATCGCACCCGGTTACGACCATATCACCGGCGCCATCGGCGGGGCGATCGCCGCTTTCGCCGGAGCTGATTTCCTCTGCTACGTGACCCCGGCGGAACACCTGGGGTTGCCCGATCTTGACGATGTAAAGGAGGGCCTGATCGCCTCGAAGATCGCCGCCCATGCCGCCGACATCGCCCGCGGCATCGACACGGAAAGGGATGACCGCATGGCCCGGGCGCGTAAGGCCTTGGACTGGGAGGGCATGTTCTCAGAATCGTTGGACCCGGAGAAGGCCAGACGCTATAGGTCCCGGGGCAAGACGGAACAGAAGGAAGGCTGCTCCATGTGCGGGGACGTCTGCGCCATGAGGATCGTCGGGGAATACCTGAAAAAGACCGATTGA
- the gyrB gene encoding DNA topoisomerase (ATP-hydrolyzing) subunit B, whose protein sequence is MEDTSYTAESIQVLEGLQAVRKRPGMYIGSTDTRGLHHLVYEIVDNSIDEAMQGFCSRIEVTINLDGSCTVADDGRGIPTGILPKYNRPAVEMVLTTLHAGGKFDRKSYKVSGGLHGVGMSVVNALSEWLDVRVRREGKEWHMRCERGILSKPLELVGESTDTGTTIAFMPDPEIFPDRNFDDEVLASRLKDLAYLNKNVAIFFKDLRNGREEKYHYEGGIIEFVQSINKNKVALHEKPIYLIAEKDNVIVELAMQYTDAYSEAFYSFVNNINTIEGGSHVNGYRSALTRTINDYAHEYKFIKESEEGLTGDDVREGLTAILSLKVPEPQFEGQTKTKLGNSEIKGIVDSVLSAKLKEFLEENPKVAEKCIERSILAAQAREAARKARELTRRKGFLESAALPGKLADCAERDPSKCEIYIVEGDSAGGCFSGDTKVALADGRELTFVELVAEHASGKENYCYTVGKEGNVCVERIAEPRMTRSMAEVVEVTLDNGESIRCTPDHLFMMRSGRFRMARELIEGDSLMPFHCEGYDSEPKVWNPTSSEWDFLNPSMEPVSADGTIKEVLSYWNHKVVSVKPFTERMDVYDIEVPGTHNFALAAGVFVHNSAKQGRNREFQAILPLRGKILNVEKARMDKLLKSSAIRDLITALGTNIGTEFDLAKARYHRVIIMTDADVDGAHIRTLLLTLFYRYMKPLVENGYIYVAQPPLYKVYRGQKEVYVYTDQDMQKAVEEMGKGANAQRYKGLGEMNPHQLWETTMDPTTRVMKHVTIEDAVKADEMFTVLMGDAVEPRREYIMSHAKEVENLDV, encoded by the coding sequence ATGGAGGATACTAGCTACACGGCCGAGAGCATCCAAGTGCTCGAAGGCCTACAAGCCGTTCGAAAGCGGCCGGGCATGTACATCGGGAGCACGGACACGAGAGGGCTCCACCATCTGGTGTATGAGATAGTCGACAACAGCATCGACGAGGCGATGCAGGGTTTCTGCTCCCGCATCGAGGTCACGATCAACCTGGACGGCAGCTGTACGGTGGCCGATGATGGCAGGGGCATTCCGACCGGCATCCTGCCCAAATACAACCGACCAGCGGTGGAGATGGTGCTCACCACCCTTCATGCTGGCGGCAAGTTCGACCGGAAGTCGTACAAGGTGTCCGGCGGGTTGCACGGTGTTGGAATGTCCGTGGTGAACGCGCTCTCCGAGTGGCTCGATGTGCGCGTACGAAGGGAAGGGAAGGAGTGGCACATGCGCTGCGAACGCGGTATACTCTCCAAGCCCCTGGAGTTGGTGGGCGAGTCCACCGACACGGGCACGACGATCGCCTTCATGCCCGACCCGGAGATCTTCCCGGACCGCAACTTCGACGACGAGGTCCTCGCTTCCCGGCTCAAGGACCTGGCGTACCTGAACAAGAACGTTGCCATCTTCTTCAAGGACCTGCGGAACGGACGCGAAGAGAAGTACCATTATGAGGGGGGCATCATCGAGTTCGTGCAGTCGATCAACAAGAACAAGGTGGCGCTGCACGAGAAGCCCATATACCTGATCGCAGAAAAGGACAATGTGATCGTCGAACTGGCGATGCAGTACACCGACGCCTACAGCGAGGCGTTCTATTCCTTCGTCAACAACATAAACACCATCGAGGGCGGGTCCCACGTGAACGGGTACCGTTCCGCGCTGACCAGGACGATAAACGATTATGCCCACGAGTACAAATTCATCAAGGAGAGCGAGGAAGGCCTCACCGGTGACGACGTCCGGGAGGGGTTGACCGCCATCCTCAGCCTCAAGGTGCCCGAGCCGCAGTTCGAGGGACAGACCAAGACCAAGCTTGGAAATTCGGAGATCAAAGGGATCGTCGACTCGGTACTGAGCGCCAAACTGAAGGAGTTCCTGGAAGAGAACCCGAAAGTGGCGGAGAAGTGCATCGAGCGGTCGATCCTCGCCGCACAGGCCAGGGAGGCCGCGCGCAAGGCAAGGGAGCTGACCAGGAGGAAGGGGTTCCTGGAGTCCGCGGCGCTGCCGGGAAAGCTGGCCGACTGCGCTGAGCGGGACCCGTCCAAATGTGAGATCTATATCGTCGAGGGCGACAGCGCTGGAGGGTGCTTCTCAGGCGACACCAAGGTGGCACTGGCGGATGGTCGGGAGCTCACCTTCGTCGAACTGGTCGCAGAACACGCTTCCGGAAAGGAGAACTACTGTTATACCGTCGGCAAGGAAGGCAACGTCTGCGTGGAAAGGATCGCAGAGCCGAGGATGACCCGGTCGATGGCGGAGGTCGTCGAGGTCACGCTCGATAACGGCGAGAGCATCCGATGCACACCGGACCATCTCTTCATGATGCGGAGCGGCCGGTTCAGGATGGCGAGGGAACTGATCGAAGGGGATTCGCTGATGCCTTTCCATTGCGAGGGGTATGATTCAGAACCGAAGGTCTGGAACCCCACCAGCAGCGAATGGGACTTCCTCAACCCGTCCATGGAACCGGTCTCCGCCGATGGCACCATAAAAGAGGTGCTTTCATACTGGAACCACAAGGTAGTGTCGGTGAAGCCGTTCACTGAGAGGATGGACGTCTACGACATCGAGGTCCCCGGAACCCACAATTTCGCATTGGCGGCCGGGGTGTTCGTTCACAACAGCGCCAAACAGGGCCGAAACCGCGAGTTCCAGGCCATCCTGCCCCTTCGCGGCAAGATACTGAACGTGGAGAAGGCGAGGATGGACAAGCTCCTCAAGAGCAGCGCCATCCGCGACCTCATCACGGCGCTCGGTACCAATATCGGAACCGAGTTCGACCTGGCCAAGGCCCGATACCATAGGGTCATCATAATGACCGATGCCGATGTGGACGGTGCGCATATCCGGACGCTGCTGCTGACGTTGTTCTACCGGTACATGAAACCGCTGGTCGAGAACGGATACATCTACGTGGCCCAGCCGCCCCTTTACAAGGTCTACCGTGGACAGAAGGAAGTGTATGTCTACACCGACCAGGACATGCAGAAGGCGGTGGAGGAGATGGGCAAGGGTGCGAACGCACAGAGATACAAAGGTCTGGGTGAGATGAACCCGCACCAGCTCTGGGAGACGACGATGGATCCCACGACCAGGGTGATGAAGCACGTCACCATCGAGGACGCTGTCAAGGCGGACGAGATGTTCACCGTGCTCATGGGTGACGCGGTCGAACCGAGGCGGGAATACATCATGTCCCATGCCAAAGAAGTAGAGAACCTGGACGTGTGA
- the gyrA gene encoding DNA gyrase subunit A, which yields MADNEEQNNQPAEQNVPEKKEEQIAPVTEQIEPAAAPLAPEDKNAGFQVVPKSIEIEMKKCYIDYAMSVIVGRALPDVRDGLKPVHRRILYAMNDLGITSKSAPKKSARVVGECFVPGTRVLTEKGLLPIEDIQIGDLVYTQSGKCPVTELYEMPERELVKITLESGVSITATPSQMIKVINRSLEYEWKLASDLTSEDHVVMRMDYPDDLSPVRLPDYEGKAIYLNEDIAYLVGQFLSDGWYEANYSGAGRFNFFSTSVSVADRVRDSLENAFGYKANVEAKTYNAVHNQGPGYVGTAYQVRVNSKALNVYLADTFGIDSTWKAPTKRIPEQFYQSPKNVLSALLSGLIDGDGSIHTNRSTVHYGTVSTALADGVQIISQHLGVMLKRYRTLPENAELHQIDDRYTKLNHEFFALEASGRYSKVLSGLLNLACDDKRERLERIASAPQKVVRFDQIPYSADVIFSELSRYHIGSGWYEDTEGSKFRAGIKFPDGAKIRYSFDLKDKNLGRTQIVDWGIQSKLQRIGSELAPVLEEMLDKNLYFQRVESTEAASKQKTYDMQVAGAHEFVANGILAHNCLGKYHPHGDTAVYDSMVRMAQTFSLRYPLVDGQGNFGSVDGDSAAAMRYTECRLQKTAEEMLADLDKETIDWVDNFDGSLKEPSVLPSKLPNLLINGSSGIAVGMATNIPPHNLREIVDAIIYLADHPDAEVMDLMQFVKGPDFPTGGIIYGINGIIEAYQTGRGKIKVRARTIREEVEGKQRIIVNEIPYQVNKATLIEAIAELVKDKKIEGITDLRDESDRDGMRIVIELRKDVMEEVVLNQLFKHTQMEVTFGVINIALVDNQPKVLTLKEMMQHFLDYRVNVVTKRTQYDLRQAQKRDHILQGLIKAVDVLDETIRIIRAAGSPEEARQGLIDFLVIDEEQAKAILDLTLRKLTGLELVALRAEYAEIENLVRELEAILASKERILGIVKSEELEIREKFGDDRKTEIVANALDFDIEDLIPNEDMVVMGTSDGYIKRIPLDTYKQQRRGGIGLIGMETKEEDNVTDMFVTLTHNKLMFITNLGRVYVLKAWQLPVGGRHAKGKPIVNLLPKLEEGERVVKTMPVKEIGGDSYLVFATKKGVIKKTPLEAYVNVRSSGIIAVGLEEGDELVDTKITDGTKEIILATANGRAIRFSERDVRPMGRPAHGVRGIRLGEGDRVVSMAIVTQDAKLLTVTENGYGKISIVGKRGAAEESGIEALEGIAEELAEEEIEEAEETEEVCEEELPGAEERDEYRKTRRGGKGVKAIKVCERNGKVLAVLEVSEEDEIILASNKGNIIRFPASDFRVLGRVTMGVRAKRLEEGEKVIAVARLVGKGEEQMVEETEAKGDSLRVEGGEEGEE from the coding sequence ATGGCAGACAATGAAGAGCAGAACAACCAGCCCGCCGAACAGAACGTTCCGGAAAAGAAGGAAGAGCAGATCGCACCTGTAACCGAACAGATAGAACCAGCCGCCGCTCCGTTGGCCCCAGAGGACAAGAATGCCGGCTTCCAGGTGGTCCCGAAATCGATCGAGATCGAGATGAAGAAGTGCTATATCGACTACGCGATGAGCGTGATAGTCGGCAGGGCACTGCCGGATGTGCGTGACGGTCTGAAGCCGGTGCACCGGAGGATCCTCTATGCCATGAACGACCTGGGGATCACCTCGAAATCCGCTCCAAAGAAGAGCGCCAGGGTGGTCGGAGAATGTTTCGTCCCGGGAACCCGTGTTCTCACCGAGAAAGGATTGCTTCCGATCGAGGACATACAAATCGGTGACCTGGTCTACACCCAATCAGGCAAGTGCCCGGTCACCGAACTCTATGAGATGCCAGAGCGTGAGCTGGTCAAGATCACTCTGGAGAGTGGAGTCAGCATAACGGCCACTCCTTCCCAGATGATCAAGGTGATCAATCGCTCGCTGGAATATGAGTGGAAATTGGCGAGCGATCTGACATCTGAAGACCACGTCGTCATGAGAATGGACTATCCAGATGATCTTTCCCCGGTCAGATTGCCTGACTATGAAGGGAAGGCGATCTATCTCAATGAGGACATCGCCTACCTGGTCGGTCAATTCCTGTCCGATGGTTGGTATGAGGCAAACTACAGTGGCGCTGGAAGGTTCAATTTCTTTTCCACATCTGTCAGTGTTGCAGATCGGGTCAGAGACTCTCTCGAGAACGCTTTCGGATACAAAGCGAATGTAGAGGCCAAAACCTATAACGCGGTACACAACCAAGGTCCTGGCTATGTTGGGACCGCATATCAGGTCAGAGTCAACAGCAAAGCTCTCAACGTATACTTGGCGGACACATTCGGAATCGATTCGACGTGGAAAGCACCGACGAAACGCATCCCCGAGCAGTTCTACCAATCTCCGAAGAATGTATTGAGCGCGCTCCTGTCCGGATTGATCGATGGCGATGGATCGATCCATACCAACCGCTCGACGGTGCACTATGGAACAGTCTCAACTGCCCTTGCTGACGGGGTCCAGATAATATCCCAGCACCTTGGGGTCATGCTCAAGCGGTATCGGACATTGCCTGAGAACGCCGAACTCCACCAGATCGATGATCGCTATACCAAGCTAAATCACGAATTCTTTGCACTGGAAGCCAGTGGAAGGTACTCTAAGGTACTGAGCGGCCTGCTTAACCTGGCATGTGATGATAAGAGAGAGCGGTTGGAAAGAATCGCATCCGCACCGCAAAAAGTGGTTAGGTTCGACCAGATCCCTTATTCCGCAGACGTCATATTCTCTGAGCTGTCCAGATACCATATCGGTAGTGGATGGTATGAGGACACAGAAGGCAGCAAATTCCGTGCGGGGATCAAGTTCCCTGATGGGGCGAAGATCAGATATTCGTTCGACCTAAAAGATAAGAACCTAGGGCGGACCCAGATCGTTGATTGGGGCATCCAATCCAAATTGCAGAGGATCGGTTCGGAACTAGCTCCTGTTCTGGAAGAGATGCTTGATAAGAACCTATACTTCCAGAGGGTCGAGAGCACAGAGGCCGCTTCGAAACAGAAGACCTATGATATGCAGGTCGCCGGAGCCCACGAATTCGTAGCAAACGGAATACTGGCACACAATTGCCTTGGAAAATATCATCCGCACGGCGACACCGCCGTCTACGACTCGATGGTCCGCATGGCCCAGACGTTCTCGCTGCGTTACCCGCTCGTTGATGGGCAGGGCAACTTCGGTTCGGTCGATGGCGATTCCGCCGCGGCCATGAGGTACACCGAATGCCGTCTCCAGAAAACAGCAGAGGAGATGCTGGCCGACCTGGACAAGGAAACGATCGACTGGGTCGATAATTTCGACGGTTCGTTGAAGGAGCCGTCCGTTCTCCCGTCCAAGCTGCCGAACCTGCTGATCAACGGCTCGTCCGGCATAGCGGTAGGCATGGCGACCAACATACCGCCGCACAACTTGCGCGAGATCGTCGATGCCATCATCTATCTGGCAGACCACCCCGACGCAGAAGTGATGGACCTGATGCAGTTCGTAAAGGGTCCAGACTTTCCGACCGGCGGCATCATCTATGGCATCAACGGCATCATCGAAGCTTACCAGACCGGCCGCGGCAAGATCAAGGTGCGCGCCCGCACCATCAGGGAAGAGGTCGAGGGCAAGCAGCGCATCATCGTAAATGAAATACCCTACCAGGTCAACAAAGCGACCTTGATCGAGGCCATCGCCGAGCTGGTCAAGGACAAGAAGATCGAAGGCATCACTGACCTGCGCGACGAGTCCGATCGTGACGGAATGAGGATCGTCATCGAGCTGCGGAAGGACGTCATGGAGGAGGTCGTCCTCAACCAGCTGTTCAAGCATACCCAGATGGAGGTCACGTTTGGCGTCATAAACATCGCACTGGTCGACAACCAGCCCAAGGTGCTCACCTTGAAGGAGATGATGCAGCACTTCCTCGACTACCGGGTCAATGTTGTCACCAAGAGGACCCAATACGATCTCAGACAGGCCCAGAAGAGGGACCACATCCTGCAGGGCCTGATCAAGGCGGTGGACGTGCTGGACGAGACCATACGCATCATCCGTGCGGCCGGATCGCCGGAAGAGGCGAGACAGGGCCTCATTGACTTCCTGGTCATAGACGAGGAGCAGGCCAAGGCCATCCTCGACCTGACCTTGAGAAAGCTGACCGGGCTGGAACTGGTGGCACTTCGCGCCGAGTATGCGGAGATCGAAAATCTGGTCCGCGAACTGGAGGCCATCCTGGCATCCAAGGAAAGGATACTGGGCATCGTCAAGAGCGAGGAGCTCGAGATCCGGGAGAAGTTCGGGGACGACCGTAAGACGGAGATCGTGGCCAACGCCCTGGACTTTGATATCGAGGACCTGATCCCGAACGAGGACATGGTGGTCATGGGCACCTCCGACGGGTACATCAAGAGGATACCGCTGGACACCTACAAGCAGCAGAGGCGCGGCGGCATTGGGCTCATCGGCATGGAGACCAAGGAGGAGGACAACGTGACCGACATGTTCGTCACCCTGACCCATAACAAGCTCATGTTCATAACCAACCTGGGCCGGGTCTATGTGCTCAAGGCCTGGCAGCTGCCGGTGGGCGGCCGCCATGCCAAAGGAAAGCCGATCGTCAACCTCCTGCCCAAGCTGGAGGAGGGCGAGAGGGTGGTCAAGACCATGCCGGTCAAGGAGATCGGCGGCGACAGCTATCTGGTGTTCGCCACCAAGAAGGGCGTCATCAAGAAGACGCCGCTGGAGGCGTATGTGAACGTCCGCTCAAGCGGCATCATCGCGGTCGGATTGGAAGAGGGCGATGAGCTGGTCGACACCAAGATCACCGACGGCACCAAGGAGATCATACTGGCCACGGCGAATGGCCGGGCCATCCGGTTCTCCGAGCGGGACGTCCGGCCCATGGGCCGGCCGGCGCACGGCGTCCGCGGCATCAGGCTCGGCGAGGGCGACCGGGTGGTCAGCATGGCCATCGTCACCCAGGACGCCAAGCTGCTCACCGTGACAGAGAACGGTTACGGCAAGATATCCATCGTCGGCAAGCGCGGTGCTGCGGAAGAGTCCGGTATCGAGGCACTGGAGGGCATAGCCGAGGAACTGGCCGAAGAGGAGATCGAAGAGGCCGAGGAGACAGAAGAGGTCTGTGAGGAGGAGCTTCCGGGCGCCGAGGAGAGGGACGAGTACCGGAAGACCCGCCGGGGCGGAAAGGGCGTCAAGGCCATCAAGGTCTGCGAAAGGAACGGAAAGGTGCTGGCCGTGCTCGAGGTGTCCGAGGAGGACGAGATCATCCTGGCCAGCAACAAGGGCAACATCATCCGTTTCCCGGCATCCGACTTCCGTGTGCTGGGGAGGGTGACCATGGGGGTCAGGGCGAAACGCCTGGAGGAAGGCGAGAAGGTCATCGCCGTGGCCCGGCTCGTCGGAAAGGGCGAGGAACAAATGGTGGAAGAGACGGAGGCGAAGGGAGATTCCCTCCGGGTCGAGGGCGGCGAGGAAGGGGAAGAGTAA
- a CDS encoding DUF835 domain-containing protein, translating to MQPQFGVPPGVLVEQRRGGQKSLRSLLDLMRDPHFTGYLMTGMTLDEDTTNGVIVVDVGKAILALYAFRPSGNNSVEMTYRGERAVEFTCGDALCPESQLELHALKDLKEIKKIIGEAKDGVDLPHFLDNFYHDRLEETVHQPEPVSLGVKSDPCHQPAPQTDSLDSIKDLIVQHHKRNAEGGARKAGYHELEIDIVEGESYLVEEQTRDFSYGIFASMVDDNYKGIGITRINPRLLRSRISGAKPRLLWLTDHESTQEETIPPSLEKIMVVLEEFILNNELSVVLVDDLQYLISCNTFEGAVRFIRNLVDKISERSAVFLLSVDPNSLSAQERSVLERELRVVRDR from the coding sequence TTGCAGCCTCAGTTCGGTGTCCCGCCTGGCGTCCTGGTCGAGCAGCGGCGCGGAGGCCAGAAGTCCCTGAGATCCCTCCTGGACCTGATGAGGGACCCCCATTTCACCGGATATCTCATGACCGGGATGACCCTGGACGAGGACACCACCAACGGCGTCATAGTTGTGGATGTCGGCAAGGCGATCCTGGCTCTGTACGCCTTCCGCCCGTCAGGCAATAACAGCGTGGAGATGACCTACCGGGGAGAAAGGGCGGTGGAGTTCACCTGCGGGGACGCACTGTGCCCGGAGTCGCAGCTAGAACTGCACGCGCTCAAGGACCTGAAGGAGATCAAGAAGATCATCGGTGAGGCAAAGGATGGTGTGGACCTTCCACATTTCCTCGATAATTTCTACCATGACCGGCTGGAAGAGACGGTCCATCAGCCGGAGCCGGTCTCGTTGGGGGTTAAAAGCGACCCCTGCCATCAACCGGCACCTCAAACGGATTCTCTCGACTCGATCAAGGACCTGATCGTGCAGCATCACAAACGGAACGCCGAAGGAGGCGCCAGGAAGGCCGGATACCACGAACTGGAGATCGATATCGTGGAGGGCGAGTCATACCTGGTGGAGGAACAGACAAGGGACTTCTCCTACGGGATCTTCGCCTCAATGGTGGACGACAACTACAAGGGCATCGGCATAACCCGGATCAATCCCAGACTTCTACGCTCGAGGATCAGCGGAGCAAAGCCCCGCTTGCTCTGGTTGACCGACCATGAGTCCACCCAGGAGGAGACCATACCTCCGTCACTGGAGAAGATCATGGTGGTCCTGGAGGAGTTCATCCTCAATAACGAGCTGAGCGTGGTGTTGGTGGACGATCTGCAGTACCTGATAAGCTGCAACACCTTCGAAGGAGCGGTGAGATTCATCCGTAACCTGGTGGACAAGATATCGGAGCGCTCGGCGGTGTTCCTTCTGTCCGTCGACCCGAACTCGCTAAGCGCCCAGGAGCGTTCCGTCCTGGAAAGGGAATTGCGGGTGGTGCGGGACCGTTGA
- a CDS encoding ATPase domain-containing protein has protein sequence MDKVFRTDIEVPKVVLITGPPGSMKTSFCYSMMSSYLDKTNEFGLYITLEETADSHIRNMRSLNLKLTSNLEISDFTDLRELDEIVEVDSPTDYLQFIIQTIGYYKKKHGDRFTVFSLDSLGALYSLMDDVKGMRKKMFYFFKTLRDYNLMSFIVMERNPGTPSDLLGNEGFLVDGIIELGLDRTRGKLVRYMRVEKMRATEHSMERHTMEVGDHGVTILGPTLA, from the coding sequence TTGGACAAGGTATTCAGGACGGACATCGAGGTCCCCAAGGTGGTGCTGATCACCGGCCCCCCAGGCTCCATGAAGACCTCGTTCTGCTACTCGATGATGTCCTCATATCTGGACAAGACCAACGAGTTCGGCCTTTACATCACTCTAGAGGAGACGGCCGACAGCCACATCAGGAACATGAGGTCGCTGAACCTGAAATTGACATCGAACCTCGAGATCTCCGATTTCACCGACCTGCGCGAACTTGACGAGATCGTAGAGGTGGATTCGCCGACCGATTATCTCCAATTCATAATACAGACCATAGGATACTACAAGAAGAAGCATGGAGACCGGTTCACAGTCTTCAGCCTGGACTCGCTCGGGGCGCTGTATTCCCTGATGGACGATGTCAAGGGCATGCGCAAGAAGATGTTCTACTTCTTCAAGACGCTAAGGGATTACAATCTCATGTCGTTCATCGTCATGGAGCGCAATCCCGGCACACCTTCCGACCTGCTCGGGAACGAGGGATTCCTGGTGGACGGGATCATCGAGCTAGGCCTGGACCGTACCCGGGGAAAGCTGGTACGGTACATGCGCGTTGAGAAGATGAGGGCCACCGAGCATTCGATGGAACGCCACACGATGGAAGTGGGCGATCATGGAGTCACGATTCTAGGGCCGACATTGGCCTAG